In Episyrphus balteatus chromosome 4, idEpiBalt1.1, whole genome shotgun sequence, the sequence tgaacaagaatcttctttagtgcatatcctaaaatttgcccctccataaaaaaataccattatttcgtaggtatatatatttttcgtaatggattgttttgatttttaataatgatggattcttaaatcttcatgcaaaatttggttcatctaccataacttttaagggtttttcggcagtaagtttgcaatgcaactgttataataatatgagttgacagatgaaaaataggtataactttttccagagaagtcagattgtctttattttagattttttatacgtatcatatgtgtatataataccatagcctatttttgttaattttgaaaatctccatttcgcgatttgaccttgaaatcgcgacaagcggacatgagatttttctagacttttgagatatgttatggaatggcaaaaggaagatattgagcaaaaaaaatttctactaacattcattccgagatttaccccttttttctccttattttactgtattaaaattaaattaaaagtttcatCAAATCTGACTGAAAGCACTTTTTCCATACAACATGTTCGGGGTCTTTAAATTATTATGAACACGCTTGAGTTTTTAAGTCTTGTGGCAATActgattatatttatttataattttatccaCGAGCTTTGTAAGCTCAGACGCTGTCAGTGCTCATTTGTTTTGTGTGCGTAACACAACAGAAAGAAGATACCTTATTTATTCGCGGCGTTTTTTTTGACTTGTcgcaaataatttttgtttatatttgttgttatttattgaattgcagtttattattttgttaagcTACCACATCGTATgtcattttcaaaatcattaaatttaTCTACTTACAATAAGTGTGCAAGTATTTTGCTAATTCTGCTTTGTGTTTGCAAATGCGCCAATTCTTGGAAAAAGTGATCTTGTCACAATGCTAATTTACAAGTAATAGTGTTGCCACCtcaccaaaaagaaaaaaattgcatagaaATTAGTAAAGTACTaaaattacattatttttgaagTACACTCaggcgtatgagtaacattcACAAATAAAACATATCAAACATTTTAACAAACGTTTTTTCGATTTCGAAAATGGAACAATATAATGAAGACGAACTTGTTCCTCCAAGTTGGTTAGACAGAGATTTCATTGAAAtggttttaagaaaatataaaagtaaTAATACAATCGtggtaagaagaaaaaaaaaattccacataacctcgaaaaatttgtataaatccAATTCATTTTTAGATAGAGAATTTGAAAATCTCTCCAGGAACTGAAAAAGGTGATCATTTTGCCAGTATTATGTTTCGTGTTGTTGCAACTTATAAGTCACCATCCATCACTTCTGAATCGATATCAATGATTCTTAAAACAATTCCCGAAGAAGAAGGTTTCAAAAAAGAGGTTTTAGATCAAATGTTATATTTCGAAACTGAAATAGGTATGTACGCGGAAGAAATTCCGAAACTCGAAAATGTTCTTCGAAATAATGGAGATAATGTACAGTTTGGCTCAAAGTAAGTTTTAGAAGTTCTCAGTTAACCAAAATTAAACCTAAACATATTTCAGAATTCTCTATCACTCTCTGGAACCTCATAAAGTTATTGTTTTCGAAGATCTCGTTGCCTTGGGCTACACTTGCATTCGAGATCGATATCTCAATGCTGATGAAGTTAAACTTTGTCTTTCGAAAATTGCTAAATGGCATGCAGCCAGTTATAAACTATTAACAACAGAAGGTGACATTTCAGCTAAGAAATATAAAGAAGGTCTTCTTAGTCGTCCGAAAAACGAACAACCAGAATTCATTACCGAAGGGTTTAAATTACTTATAGAagcaatttcgaaaattgaagaGTTCGAAAAATATAATGAAAGACTTCGAAATATCGAACCTTCATTAATTTCTAAATGtaatgatatttttaatggCAATATGAGTGATGGAAATTGTTTGATAATGGTGTTGAATCATGGTGATTTACATAATCGAAATGTCATGTTTAAGTTTGATGAGAATAACAAAGTTGAAGATGTTATGTTGgtgggtttcttttttttcgttacttGATAGTTACCATTTAAAACAAAGATTGCCCTAATATTAGGTTGACATGCAAATATCTTGTTATGGGCCAGCTGTGATTGACATATTTTGCAGCATACAAATGCTATTCGATGCGGATTTGCGACAAAATCATCGTGACCAAATGATTCGATAttatttttcgatattcattgacactttgagaaatgtcaaatataCAGGAAAGTTGCCAACGTTGGAGGATTTATATTCGGATATGATTAAATGCAAGGAATTTGGTAAATTTGGAACTTCTCGTAAAGTAGTAGAAGAGCATAAGTCTCTCCGAATTTTGTAGTCTTACCTTTGGAGGTGTTCTCCATTAATGACAAATGtggttatatttttgttttctttacagAACTTTGGTTGGCTGTCACTCTTGTTCCACTGATCTGTGCCATTATGTCAAAAGGTGGAAATGTGCAAACAGAAGACTTAATATCTTCGAAGGAAGCTCAAATCCAGATGTATTTGAATCCAGATTTTATTGCAGAGCTGAGAGGAATGTTGCCAACATATTTTTGTGAAGGATAAAGTGTTAAAATAAGTCTTGTTATAAAAgcgtaaagtattttttttttttcaaaagaagtgttttttttttgacattttgctGTCAATGTCACTCAAGTTGAAATTGTTATTGTGGTTAAAGTGcgtaattcttttaaatttttcttaaaacttttattggagTTCCTTCATTACTCTCGAATTCTTTACTTAAATGTGTTAATATGCGAAATTCTTAAGCAAGTGGGCACTTCTTACAGATTTGAAATTTGGCattaaaatgtcattttcaataatatttttgacatttctaatTGACACTTTAATCTATGTATTTAACACGTAAGTTAATACCTTTATTCTGACGTATAGATTGTAAACTTCCAAATTCCGCCATTTTTAATGAGAGATTAAACTTCAAACCAATTCCTAACGGTAAATTTTGACAACCTTACTACAATTGTCATGCTTGTAGACTCAGAATTTACATTCCACAATCAGATGCCCATATTTCGAATTAAAACGTCATTCATATATTGATTCATCAccattgaaattataaaagaggTTAACTCGAATTAAACGATCAATTAAATAGCTCCCAACGAACTAATTTGTTCTGCATTCTTATAAAACGATCTGTATCCCACTGAGGAGAACAAATGTCCATAATCAAATCTATCCACACTATATGCGATGGATGCTTGCCGCCGCCGCGCCGCCGCTGTTGATGACGATAATAGAAACCTCACGATTAAACAACCAACGacgacaataacaacaacaatctaGAGAaaatgacgatgacgacgatcGGCCTGGCGATCGACGACGACGACCACGACGACACGATAAAAGATGAAGATCAAACGCGCAAACATAATAAATCATCAATTCAATATGTCTGCGCGGCACGTTTCCTTCGATCGATGTTCGGCGCGCAATCACATAAATCACCTACAATGGTTGCACCAACCAACGAATAAGTTGCCGCTCAGGTGCTTTTTGCTCTAGTCTCTCTCTATCCTCAATATGATCTAGCTCTAGAGAGTTGCAAGTTGCAAGCCAATTGCTCGAATGTCAATAAAGTGTATCTGCATATAATTCTCCCGAGGTGTTACGAGCTATGTATTAAGTTTATAGATTTTAGAGGGTAGACCAAGGGTAAAGGGGaacaatttattatttgttaataAACATGACAATAATTTCTCATGCTTTCTTTTCGCCATCACCATTATGAagtgattaataaaaaaataaaaataaaaataaaaaaaaaaaataagaatacaaTTCATGCCACAGCCGACACACGAACCATCACAGAAAAAGATATATTAGTTTGGCACGAGAAGAAGAGAAAGGTGTTAGAAGAGAACGAGATGTTATTCACCTTCCGTGTGATGATGTTGTGGAACACAACACTATTTTCAAGGCTGTATTTACAGAAATAGAGCCTTTAACAAGGTAAATACCTACATCAGAAGTGGGATATCATAGTTGCTCAATTTGACAGCTTGAAACATTAAAGCTAAGGGactgatgcaaaaaaaaataattgaaaaacttaCTCAAAACAAGAAAGACAAATCCACTACTAGCTCATTGCACATTTAAGAAGATTAGCTCAATTTGACAGTTGCTCAGTTTTAAGATTAGCTCAATTTGACAGTTGATCAGTTGGAAACATGGCACTTAGGTGAACACATCTCAAAGAGTAGATGGGCTATCCTAGGAAACGTATAATGGGTATCTATTTCTCTAGATTCCCAACCTCAAGGTggacaaactttaaattttatgtGGGTTAGCCCAATTTGACAGTTGCTCAATTGAAAGCGACTGAATTTAGAACAGAGTTCAAGAGTGTagaaattaatactcatttctacatttcttttaaagtgaattttgaacattttcaaatttcatatGGGTGAGCTCAATTTGACAGTAAATGTTGTTACATATCAAATAAGGCGTTATAGGCACTACCCAAAGAAAAAGTATAACTTACAGAACAACGGTCAGATCACATTTCAATGGAAACTGGGCCAAAAATGTGTACAGGTTAGCCCAATTTGACAGTTGATATTTTCCTATTTCCTTTTGACAGCAAATACAGCCCTGTCTTCATGTACAACAGGTACTTGCATTAATCTTACAAGTGACCCAGTACTGGAAGTTGGAAAAAAGAAGGTATGATGTATATTTTCCGAGTGTTACTCCAGTGAATTGTTATCTTTCGTGACGAAGTAGAATTTGCACTCCGATTTTGATGAATGCTTCAAAttgtttgtttgctttttttattttaatccaaCTCCCGCATCAGgcaattgtgtgttttttttaacttgtttttctGCTTTGTTCCCATCGTCTATTTTCCCAGCGATACATAGTTTGAGATAaacagagagaaaaaaataaacttcaacGTGAACGTGAGTCAGGTCTGGGTAGAATAACTTTGTGTTGCACAATTAGGATTGAAAGTGTGATGCATAATATGGAATGAATGAAATGGTATTTGCTTGTTTGTTCTTGAACCCTAGATTCTCAATGAAGATGATAGTAAATTTGAGCTTGATTTAATTTCATTCAATATCCGTAGTCAGAAGAACTAGAATAAAATGATATTTATGTGAAGACTGCAACCAAAGAATTAGGTGTTTAGGTTGGAAACACAAGAATAATGGTGTGAAGTAATGTCTTTCCGGATCTGTTATGGAAATATAACTTTAGCGCAAAATATAACAACTGAGCAAAATCCCAGATTTTTCACTACTCAAGATGCTTCGATCGTCTTTTCACCGCGAGACAACAAGTTTGACAGGTATAACGTTTGACGTTTGCGTCAAACAAAAGCGTGTGGATTAGTGTCATCTGAGCTAATTCCTACAACATCTTTAGGAACCTGAATATCAGCACGCCTTTTGCAGGTTTGACAACGATAAGTTTGACAGAACTTACGTTTGACATTTGTTATAAAactgaatacaaaataaatctacAAACTGtcattcttattttttaattcgtttttttaaaagagTTCCTTAAAGCTCTTTTGAGGGCAATCCACAAGATCCACTCACTGATGGAACCTGTCTCCTATTTAAAGTTGAACTATTTAACCCCATTCAAAGAGAAGCGAATCATGCGTAAAGCTAACAACCAATTAATATAAGCAGCTAATCTCTTCAGTAAAAGTGATTAATCGCCATTAGTGCACTAGGTGTCTGGTCACTACACTCGACCAGGTGTCTGGTCACTACACTCGAGGAGAAGCTGCCAATACCGCCACCCAGTGAATGTGAATGCTCTCTCAAGCAACGTAAAGCAAGGGAAAAAGTTCGTCGTCGTTCAACATTTGTGTGGAACCAGTTGAAATTGATACCACTTCACCCAGTCGTGGTTGTCTCTCTTTAGAATGTGTAAACGCCTGAACGGACTTACTTCATGCACATTATGCGAAAATATCACTTTTATTGATCACCtggtcttttttttgttgtatatttttttaattagtctCGTGTGACTAAGACTGGTCACCAACGTGTGTGTCTTTCTTATACGCTTTTATAGCTGGttgcgttttatttttttctatacgcAGACATAAACACTTGATACAAACGTCAGTGGACACACCATCATCATCTCACATAGAGCGTatcttgtatattttatttattttttatttcttacaaCACGTACCAATGGAAAGTGATGCTATAGTGCGTAAAGCAAGTGGTAATCAGGCCAAACTAGCATAACAATAATTGACCATTACGCttaagttcttattttttttatttgtttgtgatTTGATTTCGTATATAGTTTGGCGTGGTGAATTTCCTGACTTTTGGGAGGAAGAAGAAATGTCAGATCGTAAAGAGAGATATGAAatgacatttcttttttttacgaattgaTCGTTACTTTCTAGtttgtttgacaatttttcttattttgtttactATTTTCTTCTCCTTCGTTTATATTGTTGGTCTATATAGGGAtagatagaaaataaaataaataatgtataTATGGTAGTGATTTTCTATTTGCTTCTTAAATAAATGCATGTACTTTCACTTGTCATCTCTTGCGATGATCGCAAGCGCCTGTCCATAGTGTGGCCATCACCTTAATTGATTTATAGGAAATTAGTTGTTATATTACGAGTAGAATAGCAAACAGGGTACTATTTCGCAAATTGGTAGAAGAAATATA encodes:
- the LOC129918046 gene encoding uncharacterized protein LOC129918046 codes for the protein MEQYNEDELVPPSWLDRDFIEMVLRKYKSNNTIVIENLKISPGTEKGDHFASIMFRVVATYKSPSITSESISMILKTIPEEEGFKKEVLDQMLYFETEIGMYAEEIPKLENVLRNNGDNVQFGSKILYHSLEPHKVIVFEDLVALGYTCIRDRYLNADEVKLCLSKIAKWHAASYKLLTTEGDISAKKYKEGLLSRPKNEQPEFITEGFKLLIEAISKIEEFEKYNERLRNIEPSLISKCNDIFNGNMSDGNCLIMVLNHGDLHNRNVMFKFDENNKVEDVMLVDMQISCYGPAVIDIFCSIQMLFDADLRQNHRDQMIRYYFSIFIDTLRNVKYTGKLPTLEDLYSDMIKCKEFELWLAVTLVPLICAIMSKGGNVQTEDLISSKEAQIQMYLNPDFIAELRGMLPTYFCEG